The genomic region CCGAGAAATAACCACCCGTCTTTACCGATAAGAACTTTCTTTGGTTCGATTGATAATCCATATTTAAGAAAGAAAGTTCCAAACCATGATTCGACCACATCCATGTTATACAGATTGTGAAATTTACCTGAAAAGCTTTTATTTTTGAATAATGCCGATTCATTAGTGAGATTATAGACAGGAAGAATTGACAATAGCGCAATGACTATTCCTGAGAATAAAAATACTTTTCCTTTCATATCATCACCCTCAGAAATTGAAATATAAAAACACTGAACTTGTAGTATGCAGTGTCATGTAAAGTGCCAATGAACTTATGAAAGCAACCCACGTTACTTTCAAAGTACTTTGCTTATCAGTTACAACTATTTCAATGGCATTTTTGAAGGATATAATAACGAAAGCGCATGCTATAGCCGCAAACTGAACTGAGTAACCTGCCAGTCCAACAGGCAGGAATGTCGATAATTTGTCGGCCTGAATGCCAAGCATTGCTAACATATCAACGGGAACATCCTGGATCGTCATATTTGTCATTGAATTTAAATTAAACATGGAGGTAAGTATTGTCATTGCATCCGTCAAAGAATGAGAACGGAAGAAAACCCATGCAATATGCACATACAGAAAGGTCACAAACCACGCAAGTGGTTTGTACATTCTGTAACCTGCCGAGGACCACATTCTGTGAACTACCAGGGCAAGTCCGTGCATCGCACCCCAGATGACAAACATCCAACTTGCACCATGCCATAAACCACCTATGACAAAAGTGATGAAGAGGTTAAAATACGTTCTAGGGACAGAGCATCGGTTACCACCCAACGGTATATAAAGGTAATCCCGAAGGTAGCGACCAAGCGTAATATGCCACCGCCTCCAGAAATCCTGTATATTTAGTGACTTATAGGGGGAATTAAAGTTCAGCGGTAACCAGATATTAAACAATAGCGCGGCACCAATGGCCATATCACAGTAGCCGCTAAAATCAAAATACAATTGGAAGGTATACGAGAGACTTGTTACCCATGCACTATAAAAATCGTGATGATAGCCAGGCGTGTAACCTGCATCTGCCCATACAGCAAAAGTATCAGCAATCATCGTTTTCTTGAAAAGGCCAATACCAAAGATCATCAAACCCATCATGATGTTTCGATATCTAACAGGAACAGTCCAAAGAGACTTGAACTGAGACATCATTTCTTTATGATGAAGGATAGGCCCAGCAATTAAGTGAGGGAAAAAAGTCACAAACAGCGCATAGTTAACAATGTCATATTCTTTGGCATAACCTTTATAACTGTCTACCAGAAAGGCTATTTGAGTAAACGTATAAAAGCTAATGCCGATTGGTAGCACTATCCCAGCGATATGAAAGTCTTCACCAGTAAGCAAATTCAAGTTATCAAGAAAAAAATTCGTATATTTATAATAACCAAGCAATAACAGGTTCGCGGCAATACCTGTTATAAGCATCATTTTCTTCCGTTTCGCGCCCTTCGCTAATTGAATACCTAGTCCATAGTTGAATATGATTGAGCCTAACATTAAAGGTAAGTAAGCCAGACTCCAGTAACTGTAAAAATAAAGACTGGCAGCAACGAGCCAAACTTTACCGAAGTAAAGAAGCTTGAATTTATTAAGCAAAAAATAGCCCAAAAAGACTATAGGCAAAAAGGCAAAAATAAATTCTGGAGAACTAAAAATCATAGCGTTTCCATATTGTTGTTGTGATTACAAAAACCACAAAATGAAAGTGCAGTGATGCTCTTGTGGATAATATTTATGATAAATACATTATATAAGTTCATAATCATTACTCACTGAACAATTGTGGGTAATCATTTTTTAGCGATGCCCCTAATTCTTTAGCACCAATACTTGTCAAATGACCACTATCAAAATATAGATATTTACCATTTTTTGGTGATACTATATTGCATATTTTTTGCTTTCCGCATTGTGCAGAAAGCATGTCAATATATTCAACCCCATTGATTTGACGGATAATTTTTCCTGCATCATCATTAATTAACCACCTGGAACTCATATAGTATGATTGAGCGAATGTGTTGATCATATCAAACGTTGTTTTTTTATTTTCCATTGCTTTCTTGGCAATAAACATTGGCGCATTGTTGAACATCATTTTGGGGCCAAAGACAATGATTTGCGCATTAGTGCGAATCTTAAGTTCATCTATGACTTTTTTAAGCCCAGTTGCATCTGCGACTTGCCAGTCATCATGAAGCATGACAAGGTCCGCATCTTTTAAGCCGCTATATCCTAGAGTGGACTCTAGAACTTTATTGCAAAACTCTTTATATTTCCCTTCGTTTGGAGTAAATCCAAAATTGCTACAATGATTTGTAGTCCTAAGATAGGAAATATCACCTTTAAAGCCATTCTCAGTAAGAGCATAGGTAAGATCTATGCCATGAGAATTTCCAATAATAACTATTTTTTTGTCACCTGTTTTTGGAACCGGGTTTAACTGGTCTCCATCTGTCCAATATCTTGCTCTTTCCTGAGCAAGCTCTTCCGCACTAATAAGAGCAAAAGGATATCGTCCCGGATACCCTGCTGCAGCTGTTACAGAGAAGGCAGACATATATACCGTAAGGAAAGCAGTCGATATAAGTGCAACTTCTCCAAGAATCTTAGTTTTATACTTGTTCAGTATTATTCTTGAGGGGTTTTCAACCAAATAAAAAGATATGCAAGCCAATGCTAATGACATAATAATGCCACACAAAGGCATCCACCACCCTGTTAATTCAAGATAGTTAAAAAGCACATACACAGGCCAGTGCGTAAGGTATAAGGAGTAAGATATTCGACCAAGCCACTGAAATAACATATTGTCGAGTATTATATTTTTCATATCTCCAGCGGCAATAACCAAAGCACATCCCAGAACGGGTATTGCGGCCCAGTATGATGGCCAAGCTAAATCAGAGTTAAAAGTAATGACAGAAAATATAATGATTGCAAGTCCGGTAATTTTAATGCTTCTGATAGATAATGCCGTAACAGGAAAAAGAAATATCAGACCACCAATTGACATTTCCCATGCACGTGCAGTCAGCAAATAAAAGCCAGCAGAGCTGTTAACACTTGCATAATACACGGAAGCAATAAAAGAAATGACTGCAACGATTGCTACTGCAATACTCGTGTTTTTTCGTCCCGCAATATTATATAAAACAGCCGTAAATACAGGGTATATCAAATAAAATTGCCACTCTACAGATAATGACCAGGTATGTAGGAGCCACTTCTCTTTAGCACTTGTGTCAAAATAATTAATGTCATAAAAATATTGGACATTCGAATAAAATAAAGTGCTACTTTTGACATGTTCTGAAAGAACTTGATAATCTGCAGGCAACAACAGAAAATAGCCCAAAACAAGGAGTACAAAGCATACAAAATATAAAGCAGGTATTATCCTTCTGGCCCTATCCATGTAAAAGCCGATAATTGAGAACTCAGAACTTGCCATTCTTGAGAAGATAATGCTGGTCATAAGATAACCAGAAATGACGAAAAACACATCAACTCCGGCAAAACCACCGCTAAAACCAGGTATCCCAAAGTGGTAAAGAACAACAGCAGCAACAGCAATTGCTCTCAGTCCATTAATATCAGTTCTGAAGTTCACTTTTCCGCCACAAGCTAAAAATCATGGCGGTGTTATAGCATGCAATATAAATTCAAGCCAGTATCAACAGCGGCAATGTAACCATCTTGCTATCAGTTGATTCTTAAACCAAATTATAAACTCGTCTATCACCCTGCCACTGCCAGACCGTCAACCCGACCGCTTAACCGTTCCCATAAAAAGCGAGCTGATTACCTTTCAGCTCTGTGTATGCTCATTTTTTACTCGACCATATGGCTGGCTACAGTCGAATCGCTTTCCATCAATATGATGAGACAGCTCAGGGGATACATTGGATTCATCGTCACTGTTATCCATTATCTGTATAAGGAAATTTTCTCTTGCTTTGTTGTGATATAGACTAAAAGGTCATATATGAAAATCGGCGAGCAGCTTGAGATGTTGAGATATCAAGTCCGTAACCTATTGAAATTTTACAAATAATAAGGGTTCGAATACGATACCTGTTTACGACACAACACACCCTATTTCTATATTTCAGTCGTTACAGTTTAAAAACCGTAAACTCATGTATAAATATTTATCAGTGCAACTATTCAAGATAAAACAATTAACAGCCCGGTAGCGATGTGGTCATAACGCTTGTATCTCGAATTGTCAGAAGTATACACGTCACCAGCCAGACAACTGAACGGGGTGTTCAACTCAGATGTGACTCACGATTTTGTTCGGACTTTTCGTGAAGAGAGTATGAACTGCCCTCCAGCGTTGACACATTGTGGCAAGTGCTGACGCTGGCTTGTAATGCGTTATTGGCATCACGTAGCGAGAACTTCAAGTTCACTTTTCACAGTTCACTCACGAAATCAACCGTCGTGGCTGTATGCCTGCCGTTAGGCAGCAATGGCAATAGCATTTATGAAAGCG from Citrobacter sp. RHB25-C09 harbors:
- a CDS encoding MBOAT family protein, with amino-acid sequence MIFSSPEFIFAFLPIVFLGYFLLNKFKLLYFGKVWLVAASLYFYSYWSLAYLPLMLGSIIFNYGLGIQLAKGAKRKKMMLITGIAANLLLLGYYKYTNFFLDNLNLLTGEDFHIAGIVLPIGISFYTFTQIAFLVDSYKGYAKEYDIVNYALFVTFFPHLIAGPILHHKEMMSQFKSLWTVPVRYRNIMMGLMIFGIGLFKKTMIADTFAVWADAGYTPGYHHDFYSAWVTSLSYTFQLYFDFSGYCDMAIGAALLFNIWLPLNFNSPYKSLNIQDFWRRWHITLGRYLRDYLYIPLGGNRCSVPRTYFNLFITFVIGGLWHGASWMFVIWGAMHGLALVVHRMWSSAGYRMYKPLAWFVTFLYVHIAWVFFRSHSLTDAMTILTSMFNLNSMTNMTIQDVPVDMLAMLGIQADKLSTFLPVGLAGYSVQFAAIACAFVIISFKNAIEIVVTDKQSTLKVTWVAFISSLALYMTLHTTSSVFLYFNF
- a CDS encoding acyltransferase family protein; this translates as MNFRTDINGLRAIAVAAVVLYHFGIPGFSGGFAGVDVFFVISGYLMTSIIFSRMASSEFSIIGFYMDRARRIIPALYFVCFVLLVLGYFLLLPADYQVLSEHVKSSTLFYSNVQYFYDINYFDTSAKEKWLLHTWSLSVEWQFYLIYPVFTAVLYNIAGRKNTSIAVAIVAVISFIASVYYASVNSSAGFYLLTARAWEMSIGGLIFLFPVTALSIRSIKITGLAIIIFSVITFNSDLAWPSYWAAIPVLGCALVIAAGDMKNIILDNMLFQWLGRISYSLYLTHWPVYVLFNYLELTGWWMPLCGIIMSLALACISFYLVENPSRIILNKYKTKILGEVALISTAFLTVYMSAFSVTAAAGYPGRYPFALISAEELAQERARYWTDGDQLNPVPKTGDKKIVIIGNSHGIDLTYALTENGFKGDISYLRTTNHCSNFGFTPNEGKYKEFCNKVLESTLGYSGLKDADLVMLHDDWQVADATGLKKVIDELKIRTNAQIIVFGPKMMFNNAPMFIAKKAMENKKTTFDMINTFAQSYYMSSRWLINDDAGKIIRQINGVEYIDMLSAQCGKQKICNIVSPKNGKYLYFDSGHLTSIGAKELGASLKNDYPQLFSE